In the Colletotrichum lupini chromosome 4, complete sequence genome, CAGTTGACGCCGCTGCCCTTGAAATCCTCAATGGTAATGGAAGCCTTTGCGCTGCGCACCTTGCCGCCGGACGAGGGGCCCTCGTCGTCCTCAACGTCGCTGCGGTAATCCAGCTCCCTCCCGTGCTTACCAGTGTCGACGAGGTCCATCAAGATCTTGCCCTCGTCTCCAGTGATATTCCTGGCCCACTCCGACTGCGTGCCGCTCCAATGCAGGCTCGGCGTGATGGCGCTCAGGTTGTAGTTCGTCCATTCTCTCCTCGACGTCGCTTCCCTCCGGATCCAGGTCCCCTTGACCGCGCCCGTGGCGTTCTGCCACACCGGCTCTCCCTCTCCAATGTCCCACAGGTTCACCCCGCCGACGGGCGGTATCGCGTTGTGGCTCCATTCCAAGCAGCGTTCCCGAAAGCGTTCGAGATCGTCCCAGGCGAAACCGTCTTCGGGACGGAAACCCGTCAGGTTGAGCGACCTAGGGGGCAGGTCCTCGGATGTGCCGTTCTCGCGCGGTGAAAAGTCGCCGTACGTCGAGGTGTTTAGGAGGTCGAGAGCGTGCTGGTGTCGCCGCAGGCGCTGGATCGCCAGGTCCGAGGCGGAGAAGAGAGACGCGCCGCCATTGCCGGGGGAGAGGAGGATCCAGAAGACGCCGACGAAGGCGAGGGCGAGGAAGACGAGGCGCGGGTCTCGGTATGGACTGGGCATGGTGTGCGGCGTGCCTTGTGCCGCTCAACTCGGGGCCATTGCTCTGCTGCTCTGGCCGGCGGGTGTCGGTTGTTGCAGGAAGCCTTGTTGGTCGAAAAAAGGGAGACACAGTTAAAAAATGTCCGTAGCGTAGCAATCGGGAATGGGTGACGATGTACGGATGAACTGAACACTGTAGACCAAAAGTAACTTTGAAGACGGATGACGGCATCAGCCAAGTTGCTGAAAGCGGACCGTTTGACGGCGCAACGGATACCGGAGCCCGGGGATGCTTCAGTCGTCTTATCGCCTTAGGCAGGCCCCACGGAGGGCGGATAGGTACCCATCCCCTGGTGCTAGCGCTGCACGCCGTAGCAGACACCTTCCAGAGCTGGCCTCCGCGTGCGCATCTTGGCCCCTCCGCATTACATGTTTGCTGGAACCAACAGCGCAAACACATTGAACCCCACCAAACCTGGACCGCTTCATCTCTCATAACTCCCAGCCAGCCAAACATCAAGGCTCACAACCCCGCCGACGTTATCTCAAAAACAAACAAAACAACTTAGACAACAGCGTCGGGATTTTCACACTCTGTTTCTTCCTCTGACTATTGAAAGGCTCTCTCGCAGATAAACAATGGCCTCCAACAACCCCGACTCAAGCGCAAACCAGTCTGCGGTCAGTTACTTCACCTTTCACTTGGCCTCTGGCACGTCGCCTGTCCTGCTGTCGACCCAGGGCGGCAGACAAAGTCATGAGTATGGCCTTCCATAAACTAACTCGAAGAACCTCACAGATCTCTGAGGATCCCAAGACAGACGTCAACGCAGCCGTTGAGGAACTTCTCAACACAATCTCTAATAAGTTCGCGGGCGTCTCAAGTGAGATATTTGCAAAGAGTAAGCCTAGGAAGTCCCCGAGAAAATGGAATCTAGCTCATGTTCCTGTACTACGTACTAAAGCTACGCAGTGGACGAAATGTCTCGCCGCCTTGACAACCTTGAGGCGGCTCTTCTAGCTAACAAGGAGAAGGACGCCGGCCCGTCCAAGTCGTCTTGAATCAGAGTCTTGATGGCATACTTCACGAGGCAAGTGGTTCGCATGCCGATGGCGTTATGGTTCATGGGACAAGCTCACAGGAGCCACATATGATGTTCGGGTTCCACGAGGCAGACTTGAGTTGTACTTGTTATTGTTATTCATCATCATCGGTATCCTAGACTACCAATCCCAACTGGAGCTAAACACACCCAGTTGCATGTTGCTTGCTTTTCAACCTCCCAGAACCTCCCCAAGCCCAGAGTTCAAGATGCGTCTGAAATTCGCTGATAGAGTTCACTACAACTCCTCCTTCTCACCGGTAACCTTCTCCAGGAACTTGCGGAGAATGTTGGTCTTGCTGGTGATCTCGTCACGCTTGGCAGGGGCGAGTCCACCCTTGGAGAGGATGCCGTCGAGGCGCTTAAGCTCATTCTGGGCGTAGCCGTCGCTCTTGCTGAGCTTGTCAAAGACGCGGACGTAGTACTCGGCGTACTTGTACTGGGCCTTCTCCTTGAGGGTCTCGGCCTGCTTCTTGGCCTCAGCGGCAGCGTCAGCCAGGCTGGTGCCACCAGTGTACTTGGCGACGATCTCGTCGAGGGAAGCAATGGTACCGGCGATGGCGTTAAGAGCGCCACCAGGGCTGCGGTTGGTGCCGGCCTTCTCGTTGATGAAGTTAACAAAGTCCTCCTCGCTGCGGCCGCCGGTGTAGAGCTCGCCCTCCTTGGAGCCCTTGGGGAAGAACTTGATGGTGGGGTAGGAAGAAACACCCTGGGCAGCGGCAGTTCCCTTGCTGTTCTCGGCCTCGGCATCAACCTTGGCGATAACGACGCCCTCGTCAAGAACGAAGTCCTGGGCGACAGTCTCCCAGATGGGGGCGAGggtcttgcagtctgccgagGAGGATCAGGTCAGCATTGTCGGCTTAGAACAAAGGGAATGATGAACTTGAGACTTACGTCCGCACCAAGGAGCAGTGAAGGCAATGAGGACGTCCTTGTCGCTGCCAATGGTAGTCTTGAAGGACTCGTCGGTGAGCATGTTAACGGCGCTGGGCGGGGTGTACTTCTTCTTGGGCTTGACACTGGTCTTCTCCGTGATGAAGGTGCTCAGGGCCTCAAGATCACGACCTCCCTTATAGTCGGTAGGCTGGTCGCTCTTGCCATCGAACCACTTGAGAGTAGGGAATCCCTGAATCCCGAACCTCTTGCCTAGGTCTCTCTCGGCGTCGGCGTCCACCTTGGCAATCTGAACATCCTTGGAGGACTCGAAGGCGGTGGCGAGCTCCTCGTAGATGGGAGCAAGGTTCTTGCAGTGGCCGCACCAGGGAGCAAAGAACTCGACGAGAGTGGGCTTGCCAGACTTGAGGACGACATCGTCAAAGTTGGAGGGAATGAGGTCAAGCACGGCAGACTTGGCGGCAACGGTAGCTGCCAGAGCGCCGAGCACGAAGCTCTTGAGGACGACCATTGTTGCTTGATTGGATCGGACGAGGAGGAATGAAAAAGGCTATATGGTATCTCGAcgaagaaaaagaatagcAAGCTGCTGAGAAAGATATCAGCAGTTAGGAATAATGGTGGTGCAGACCGATGCTTTGAAATCAGCTGGTGAAGGAATTAGGAAAGAAGCCACTTTGCAGGTCGTCCCCCAACGTCACAGAAGAGCTCAGTCCCTTGTTCCTTCTCCAACAAGCGGCGTTCCTAGGAGGGGCCCACTAGAAGGCGGGGGGACAAAATCTTATCAGCAAAGCTTATCGTCTATCTTATCTATATCACGTGCATCAGCAAAGCACGGACTTCCCCCAGAAGCGAAGGGGGCTCCAACCCACCCTGACCCAAGCCCCAGCAAAATACAGGCGCACAAAAATTTCCGCCAGACGTCCTCAATCCAACCACAGCCAAACCATCTCGAGTTTTCGCCGACCACCCTCTCGACGACACCGCCCACCCGCTCGACAACCGCCATCATGTCTCACGAGTCTGTCTGGAACTCCCGCCCCCGCAACTACGGCAAGGGCTCCCGCTCTTGGTACGAATAAAATTCCCCCTCTCTCAGCGAAGATTTTGGATGCAAGGAAATGGAATCGGGAATATTGGAACGCacacgcgcgcgcgcgcgcaaaTGCGCATAGAAAGGAAGCAGAAATGCTGACATTTTCACTTTTCATAGCCGTGTCTGCAAGCACACCGCCGGTCTCATCCGCAAGTACGACCTCAACCTGTGCCGTCAGTGCTTCCGTGAGAAGGCCAAGGACATCGGCTTCAACAAGGTATGCGAAACACAGATAACCCTGGGGACCTACGATCGACTTTGGCCTGAGCCTTTTACCCCTCGTTCGGCCATGACTTTCAGAAAGCGCAAACCGCTAACCCGAGTCTGTCATTCTACAGTACCGTTAAATTGTCCAAAACTCCGAGACGGCAAAGGATGGGAACTTGGTGAAGGTGGTTGGGCATGAG is a window encoding:
- a CDS encoding protein disulfide-isomerase erp38 produces the protein MVVLKSFVLGALAATVAAKSAVLDLIPSNFDDVVLKSGKPTLVEFFAPWCGHCKNLAPIYEELATAFESSKDVQIAKVDADAERDLGKRFGIQGFPTLKWFDGKSDQPTDYKGGRDLEALSTFITEKTSVKPKKKYTPPSAVNMLTDESFKTTIGSDKDVLIAFTAPWCGHCKTLAPIWETVAQDFVLDEGVVIAKVDAEAENSKGTAAAQGVSSYPTIKFFPKGSKEGELYTGGRSEEDFVNFINEKAGTNRSPGGALNAIAGTIASLDEIVAKYTGGTSLADAAAEAKKQAETLKEKAQYKYAEYYVRVFDKLSKSDGYAQNELKRLDGILSKGGLAPAKRDEITSKTNILRKFLEKVTGEKEELFWEVEKQATCNWYNSSLPRGTRTSYVAPVSLSHEP
- a CDS encoding 40S ribosomal protein S29: MSHESVWNSRPRNYGKGSRSCRVCKHTAGLIRKYDLNLCRQCFREKAKDIGFNKVCETQITLGTYDRLWPEPFTPLPLNCPKLRDGKGWELGEGGWA
- a CDS encoding heat shock factor binding protein 1 is translated as MASNNPDSSANQSAISEDPKTDVNAAVEELLNTISNKFAGVSSEIFAKMDEMSRRLDNLEAALLANKEKDAGPSKSS